A portion of the Macaca mulatta isolate MMU2019108-1 chromosome 2, T2T-MMU8v2.0, whole genome shotgun sequence genome contains these proteins:
- the CCR4 gene encoding C-C chemokine receptor type 4 has product MNPTDIADTTLDESIYSNYYLYESIPKPCTKEGIKAFGELFLPPLYSLVFVFGLLGNSVVVLVLFKYKRLRSMTDVYLLNLAISDLLFVFSLPFWGYYAADQWVFGLGLCKMISWIYLVGFYSGIFFVMLMSIDRYLAIVHAVFSLRARTLTYGVITSLATWSVAVFASLPGFLFSTCYTERNHTYCKTKYSLNSTTWKVISSLEINILGLVIPFGIMLFCYSMIIRTLQHCKNEKKNKAVKMIFAVVVLFLGFWTPYNIVLFLETLVDLEVLQDCTFERYLDYAIQATETLAFVHCCLNPIIYFFLGEKFRKYILQLFKTCRGLFVLCQYCGFLQIYSADTPSSSYTQSTMDHDLHDAL; this is encoded by the coding sequence ATGAACCCCACGGATATAGCAGACACCACCCTTGATGAAAGCATATACAGCAATTACTATCTGTATGAAAGTATCCCCAAGCCTTGCACCAAAGAAGGCATCAAGGCATTTGGGGAGCTCTTCCTGCCCCCGCTGTACTCCTTGGTTTTTGTATTTGGGCTGCTTGGAAATTCTGTGGTGGTTCTGGTCCTGTTCAAATACAAGCGGCTCAGGTCCATGACTGACGTGTACCTGCTCAACCTTGCCATCTCAGATCTGCTCTTCGTGTTTTCCCTCCCGTTTTGGGGCTACTATGCAGCAGACCAGTGGGTTTTTGGGCTAGGTCTGTGCAAGATGATTTCCTGGATTTACTTGGTGGGCTTTTACAGCGGCATATTCTTCGTCATGCTTATGAGCATTGATAGATACCTGGCAATTGTGCATGCGGTGTTTTCCTTGAGGGCAAGGACCTTGACTTATGGGGTCATCACCAGTTTAGCTACATGGTCAGTGGCTGTGTTCGCCTCCCTTCCTGGCTTTCTGTTCAGCACTTGTTATACTGAGCGCAACCATACTTACTGCAAAACCAAGTACTCGCTCAACTCCACGACCTGGAAGGTTATCAGCTCCCTGGAAATCAACATTCTCGGATTGGTGATCCCCTTCGGGATCATGCTGTTTTGCTACTCCATGATCATCAGAACCTTGCAGCACTGTAAAAACGAGAAGAAGAACAAGGCGGTGAAGATGATCTTTGCCGTGGTGGTCCTCTTCCTTGGGTTCTGGACACCTTACAACATAGTGCTCTTCCTAGAGACCCTGGTGGATCTAGAAGTCCTTCAGGACTGCACTTTTGAACGATACTTGGACTATGCCATCCAGGCCACAGAAACTCTGGCTTTTGTTCACTGCTGCCTTAATCCCATCATCTACTTTTTTCTGGGGGAGAAATTTCGCAAGTACATCCTACAGCTCTTCAAAACCTGCAGGGGCCTTTTTGTGCTCTGCCAATACTGTGGATTCCTCCAAATATATTCTGCTGACACCCCCAGCTCATCTTACACGCAGTCCACCATGGATCATGATCTCCATGATGCTctgtag